The following nucleotide sequence is from Alkalihalobacillus sp. LMS39.
TCTAGTAAAAATGAACTATAATAAAAGTAACTTAAAAAGGCAAACTATGCGAAAGCATAGGACGCAAAGCCACGGGTCTAAACACAGTATGACAGCCGGGTTGCTCGATATTGTTGAGTGGAAAACTGCTGTGATGCAGTTTTTTTTGTTTTTACATTTAAACTCATTCGCGTAATTTCCGACATTCCTGTTTACCGAGGTAATGTCGATTTTTATTGTGAAGGGTCTTTATTTAATTTATTTTACCGAGTAGGTGAGCTAGTTGAAGCTTATATTATATACAATTTTATACCTAGTTCCAGCGATTATTTTTATCTTTTTGGCTGGCATGGTTTATAGTAATAATTCAAACAGTAGAAAGCATATTACGTGTAGTTTATTGTTTCTATTTTCCGCGCTGTGGTTCATAGGAACTTTTACCTACATACTCGTTTATCCGAGATTTTTTGAATATATATTGATTTATTGGATCAATGGTGCGGTAATGCTCGCCGCTTTATTGTCTTTACATCTCTGGTTATTAAACACAAATATGTATGATAAAAAAAATGGACATCGGTTTAAGCTGTTATTTCTACCAGGTATTTTGAGCTTACTAACCCTTCCTATTCATTCTTGGATGATTAATTGGAATGGAACGTTAACGTTCACCCCTGGCCCAGGTTTACTTATCATGTGGGGACTTGACTTTTCTTATCTTGTTATTAATATCGTTTTAACTATAAAAGAAATGAAAAAGGGAAATAAATCTGCAAAATTATGGTTTGTGGGGATATTGTCGTTTTTTGTTTGGTCACTTGTGTTTCTTATAGGGAGCATCCTTTTGCAAAATACAAGTTTTAATTTCTTAAGTTATATTGTTCCACACGGTTCTTTATTTTGGGCATTTGCGATTTTTTTGAGTATGTCAAAATATGATTATTTATCATCTTATGAAACACGCTATAATATTTTATTTGAACGTTCACCACTCGGAATTATTATTATGGATAAAGAAGCGGTCATTCTTGAGGCGAGCCCACTGGTCTCGAAATATTTCGGTGTTGAAAAAGAAGAGCTTCTGCATTCGCCAATCTTATCGTTTCTCGGTGGGGTGGATAAGGAAAAGTTTATGAGGGAGCATGAAAACGGATTTGATAAACAAATTAAACTTGTTGATTTTGAAATCAACTTTACTAATCCTGTTGGTGAGAAGTTAACGGTCTTAATTGATTCGGATTTTATCATGGTAGAAGGAAAGCCACTTCAGTTCGTTATCGTAAAGGATATTACTGAAGCAAAAGTAAAAGAACAAAAGGTTCAATATCTGGCTTACCATGATTTATTAACAGGGTTACCAAATCGGGCAGCGTTTGAGAACCACATTTTCAAACTATTAAACGATAATTTGAAATTTAATCTAGTCCTTATTGATTTGAATAAATTAAAGCTAATTAACGATAGTTATGGACACCAAGCAGGGGACAAAGCGATTCAGCATATTGCAACGATTTTAAAAGAAATCACAACAGGTCACAATCATGCTGCTAGATTAGGTGGAGATGAGTTTGTTCTTTTGCTTTGTCCGAATGAGACAGATCAGTTAATTAGAAAAATTCGTGAGAAACTAACCATTCCCTTATCACTTTCAAAAGAGCAACAAATTAATCTTTCGGCCAGTATGGGGGTTGCTGAGTTTCCTCATGATGGCACAACAATGGATCAATTGTATAGTGTTGCGGATAAGCGGATGTACAATGATAAACAAAAATCAAACAAGGAAAAGTAAGGAATCCACATAGTTGGGTTCCTTTTTTACATCTACCATTGAAAAAAATATTTAAGTCCTAATGTTATTGAAGTATACGAAACAATCGCAACTGCGAAGGTTGGAAAATGGGCATCACGTTCTTTCGGTAGTTCATTTTTCAAAACATTTAGTAGCATAGCTCCAGAAATAAACGCAAAAATAATCGATTGTGTAACAGCGGAAAACTTAGTCAACATCGCAATTAGCCAACCAGTAAAAATCCCTGAAGCGAGAACATATCGCCCGACTTTATTATAGCGTTCCGGACTTTTTCTCCATAAATCATGAGCAACTGCAATAAAGTGTAATCCAATGGCGACACTATAAAACAACGCTTGAATGCCCTCCACAAAAGAAGCTACGACCGTATAGGCAATTAACGTGTTATACATTGTGAAGAAAATCGTTTGCAACCAAAAATAAGCTTGGCGATCGGCAATTCCTTTCTCATTGGCATCAGAGACTATTTTTTCAACCCCATAAAACAACAATAATCCTAATAGACCGATAAAATAGAGCTCAGATTCCATTGCAAAGGTATGGCGATATTCTTGTAATTGTTGCTGTTCACGATGAAGCGAGGGCAATACGTATACAAAAACGTAAGATACAGCAAAACCACCTGACAAAGATAGCCATCGTAAACGTTTTATTCGGTCTGCTGGGATGAGTTCATTTGATAATAGATGAATAGCGATAAAAAACACACCCATTGCTAAAATATCAATTGACAATATTGCTCTCTCCTTTAAGTCTCTCTTTCTTTCCTATCCCCTTCTTTCGAAAATCAAAACTAGTCATGAGGACGTTTTATTTTGTTTTGAGCAGGAAATAGAAAAGAAAAAGCGGATGGAAAGGGAGAGGTATGAAAAATCTAGCAGAGAAGTTTAACATTGTGTTTTGGACGTCAGCTCTGATTATTTTTGTCTTTATTGTCTTTGGTGTTTCATTTCCCGAGACACTTTCTACATATGCAGAAGCAGCGTTTGACTGGTCTACCACTTATTTCGGTGGATTTTATTTAGTCGTGACCGTTTTCTTTATTGGCTTCTGTCTGTTTTTAGCACTTAGTCGCTTTGGAAAGATAAAGCTTGGAAAAGATGACGATAAACCAGAATATAGTTATTACAATTGGATAGGGATGTTATTTTCAGCGGGGTTTGGGGTGGCTCTCGTTTTCTGGGGAGTTTCAGAGCCAGTCATGCATTATTCTTCCCCACCTCCAGGATATGAAGGTAAAACAGATGAGGCTGTGAATATAGCCATCCAATACTCCATGTTTCATTGGGGGATTCATCAATGGGCGATCTTTGGTGTAATTGGGCTTGTCGTAGCCTATTTTCAATTTCGAAAAGGAAAACAAGGGTTAATAAGTGCCAGTATTGAGCCTTTACTAAGCAATAGTAAATATGAAATCAAAGGATGGCGTCAGACCATTGATATTTTAGCTGTTGTTGCAACGGCAACAGGGGTTGCAACAACATTAGGATTAGGTGTTATGCAAGTGAATGGCGGACTACATTATACATTTGGTATTCCAGATAGTACAACAACGCAAATGATGATTATTATTTGTTTAATGATTGCGTATTTAGTTTCAACAATTACAGGCTTAAATAAAGGAATCCGCTTGTTAAGTGTAGTAAATTTATCAGTCGCGTTTTTACTCATGGCATTTACATTAGTTGTTGGGCCAACATTGCATATGGTCAACACTTTTATTTATGGGATTGGTGGCTATTTGCAAAATTTTATTGATATGAGCTTGAACGTCAATCCTAATGAAGATGGAGAATGGCTTAGTGAATGGACAATTTTCTATTGGGCATGGGCAATGGCTTGGTCTCCATTTGTAGGAACTTTTATTGCGCGCGTTTCAAAAGGAAGAACAATTCGAGAATTTGTTGTCGGTGTTTTGTTTGTCCCTCCATTTGTTGCGATTGCTTGGATGGCTGTTTTCGGTGGGGGAGCGTTATATTTTGAAAAAGAAAAAGAGGTAGCGGTCGTTGAAGCGGTTGAGAATGATGTGACGAACGGGTTGTTTGTAACGTTAGAACAATTTCCACTTGGAATTGTACTAGCTGTCATTGCGATTGCATTAATCTTCTTTTTTCTCATTACATCAGCTGCATCAGCCACATTTGTCTTAGGTATGATGACATCCAAAAATGCGTTACAACCTGGAATCGGTATTCAAATGGTTTGGGGCGTATTAATGACGGGGATTGCTGCGATATTGCTAATTGCAAGTGGTTTAACAGGATTGCAGACGGCTTCATTAATTACAGCATTACCGTTTTCGTTTATTATTGTTCTTATGTGTTTTGGGTTATTGAAAGAGCTTAGAAAGGAAAGGGGCTAAGGGATGATAAGTAAATATGTGAAACGATTAAATGATTATATCGTCTAATATCGTAAAGCGATTAAGGGAGCATGTTATGAAAAATTAAGTTTGGTGTTATTTTTATTACTTCTAATCATTAGTTTAATTGGGTGCAAACAAAATAGTGAAGTGAAGGATGATACTTTACAAAGGAATACTGCAAGATTAGAAGTGGTAACGATTTACCCTATGGATAGTAGTTCTGAAACAATAGTTATTGATAATACTGAAACCATTGACATGCTTAAAGAAGCGGTAAGTATGGGAGAAAAACAGCCCGGTATTGTAAATGTGGCTGACCCTGAATATAAAATAGAAATTGATGGGGAAATCTATCACCTGATAAAAGAAACCCCTTTAGCAGATAGTAACGGACATCTATTCCGCTATATTAACAAAAATTAACCTTTCCCATGTCCGTAATAAATCATAATCACCTTGTTTTTACTTAATTAGCGGAACATATGTCCGAACGGAGGAGTCTGGATGCTTACTATTTTGTGAGAGGCATATTTTTCAATAAAAATTTATTGTTAAACAATAAATTATATGCTACATTCAAAATGGCATATTAAGGAATTTGATAATAATTCTAAATCAGGATGTACCCCAGGAGGAAAGTCGATGAGAGCATTCGAACAGCTTGTTCGCTTTGGTTGGGAGCAGGCTTTATCGTGTTTGTTTCCGGTTGTTATTTTTACTTCTTTGGCTGTAACACAATTTATTACACTCCCATTGTTACCGCGTTATGATTGGCTACTCATCATTTGTCTTTTCATGCAGTGGGCCATGGTTAAGTCTGGTCTTGAAACAAAGGATGAACTTCTCGTTATTACTCTGTTTCACATTATCGGGTTAGCTCTTGAGATTTTCAAGGTACATATGGGCTCGTGGAGTTATCCGGAGGACGGCTATTTCAAAATTTTGGATGTACCTTTGTATAGTGGGTTTATGTATGCAAGTGTTGCAAGCTATCTTTGCCAAGCATGGCGCAGGCTTAAGATTGATTTAGTAAATTGGCCGCTGTTTGGAGTCGTTGTTCCACTTGCAGTTGCTATTTACTTGAATTTTTTTACTCATCATTATTGGATTGATATTCGCTGGTGGTTGTTTGGACTAGTGATTATTGTCTTTTGGAAATCTTGGGTTATTTATGAGGTTGGGGGAACTCGTTATCGGATGCCAATCGTACTATCATTCACTCTTATCGGATTTTTTATTTGGATAGCTGAAAATGTGGCAACCTTCTTTGGGGCTTGGGAATATCCAAATCAAACAGAGGCATGGAGTCTAGTCCATCTTGGTAAAGTAAGTTCATGGTTATTATTAGTCATTGTTAGCTTTTTAATAGTAGCGACATTAAAGCAGGTGAAAGAAAAGAAACAGGGGAAGACAGAGTTGACGCAACCATTGTAAACAACCTTCTTTTCTTTTTGTGAAAAAACTTCAAAAAAACAATCCATATCTCCCTTTCTTTCCTAGTAGTGTCATATGAAATGATATAATTTTACAACAAGAAGGGGGAGCGTTGATGAAGACTAAAAAGACTCCATATGAAGCTTATTTATTTGTTCATTTTATTCATAAAGAAACAAGCAGTCCTGATGCAGAGCAAGTTTATTTTTCAATTAGTTTGGACGGGATTCATTGGGAAACGTTACATGACCAGCAGCCAATTTTAACATCAATAATAGGCGAAAAAGGTGTGAGAGATCCGTTTATTATCCCCTCCCGAAAAGAAGAGAAATTCTATTTAATCGGGACCGATTTATCGATGTATTATCGGAAAGACTGGGAAGAAGTTCAGAAGTCTGGTAGCCAGCATGTTGTTGTGTGGGAATCGGATGATTTAGTTCATTGGTCAGAGCAACGGTTAGTAAAAGTTGGACCAGAAACAGCAGGGTGTGTTTGGGCACCGGAAGCGATTTATGATAAGGAAAACGAGGATTTCTTTGTGTTTTGGGCTTCTCGTGAAAACTATGGGGCTGATAAACAGAAAATCTATTATGCGAAAACAACTAATTTCATATCCTTCACGAAACCAAGAGTTTATATTGAAAGAGAAAATCATGTTATTGATACGACGATTATCGAGGAAGACGGTACATTTTATCGGTTTTCTAAAGATGAAACGGTGAAAAGCATTACTGTAGAAGTTTCAGATTCATTGCGGGGACCGTTTACTGAACTGGATTCGAATTTAAAAGAGGTAATCGGAGTAGAAGGTCCCGCATGTTTTAAAGTAAAAGGGGAAGAAAGATGGTGTTTACTGTTAGACCATTATGAGAACGAGAAAAAATACATCCCATACTTTACAACAGATTTAGCTAGTGCTCAATTCACAAAAAGTAAAACGGATTTACACATTCCGGTTAAGTCGAAGCACGGTGGTGTGATGGAAATTACGTTGGAAGAGTATGATCGACTAGTCAAAGCTTTTGGTTGATAAAAAAGAATAAAGTGAAAATAAGCCTCCAAATTAACAGGGGCTTATTTTTATGTTATGTGAGCTTATGATTAGGTTACCCCCAGCCACCACTTATTGAATGATTTTCGTATTCACGTACTTTTCCATAATGCTGGTCGCGAGTCACAAAAAAGGAAATACCAGAACCGATCAAAAAAAGAATGGAGCCAAGTAACAATAGGGCAGAGGCACCATAATTAAGTCTAGAATTCGTAAGTTCAGAATTGTGGTAAGACATGCTTAGCCCTCCTTACTTGAATACAGTTATATTCGTATCATATGCCCTATACCTTCATTTCGTTTTTCTTATGTCATAATCTAGGCTTTCATTTTCCTATTGACTATCGTGTAACACCACACTTTACGATAATCTTATTGAAACAATAGGAGATGAAATCATAATGGAAATGTCAAAAGGGTTAGGAAAGGAATATTCATTACAATCATTACTTGCTTATGCTGCACCTACAATCGGTTTGATGGTGTTTATGTCGATATATACGATGATTGATGGGATTTTCGTTGCGAGGTATGTGAGTGCGACAGCGTTATCGGCTATCAATATTTTCTTTCCTCTATACGGACTTGTGATGGCTATCGCGTTAATGCTTGGTACAGGGGGAAGTGCAATTATTGCGAGGAAAATGGGAGAGGACAATGATGAGGAAGCAAGACGGAATTTCACGTTTATTGTGAGCTGTGGTACGGCTATTGGATTCGTTATTCTCGTGATTGGTCTCCTATTTATTACCCCTATTTTAGAAATACTTGGTGCGGGTGCGACAGAGGAACTATTTAACGAAACATACATTTACGGAAAAATTATGTTAATGACTAGTCCTTTAATCATACTACAAATGTTGTTCCAACTGTTTTTTGTCACGGCAGGTAAACCTAATTTAGGTTTGACTGTTACGTTTTTAGGTGGGGTGGCAAATATAGTATTGGATTATGTTTTTATTGTAGAAATGCAAATGGGGATTGCAGGTGCTGCTATTGCTACGGCAATTGGGATTGCTATACCGGCTCTCTTTGGACTTGTCTACTTTTCTTTGTGTAAAGAAAGTTCTTTATATTTTGTTCGGCCTCGGTTTGAAGGAAAAGTTTTACTTTCTAGTTGTATCAATGGGTCATCAGAAATGGTCTCCAACTTAGCCTCTTCTGTTGTTACAGTCGCATTTAACCTTCTTCTTCTTAAATATATTGGAGTGGATGGGGTGGCGGCCGTGACAATTATGCTATATGTGATGTTTATTTTAGCGGCTGTTTTTATGGGATACTCAGCAGGAATTGCTCCGATTATTAGCTATAAATTTGGAAGGAAAGATGAAGTGCAGTTACAAAAAATCTTTACATCTAGTTTGCTCATAGTGAGTATAGGTTCAATTATTGTATATGTTCTTGCATTGTTGTTTGGACCATATTTTATTCAATTTATGGCGGCTAAAGGAAGTGATGTGTACAACATTGCAGTGGATGGATTTATCATCTTTGGAGTTTCTTTTTTGTTTATGGGCATGAACATTTTTATTTCCATGTTGTTTACAGCTTTATCGAATGGGAAAGTGTCAGCAACAATTTCACTACTTCGAACGTTCGTTTTTGTCATCGTTGGTCTGTTTGTCTTGCCACTAATCATGGGAGTCAATGGAATATGGCTAGCGGTTCCAGTAGCTGAATTTTTGTCAATTCTCGTTTGTGCATGTTTCTTATTCAGACAAAGGAAGTTCTATCATTATTTTTAAGAAGACTAAGCAGAGGCAAATAGGATGTGGTTGGATTATTGTGACTTTGCCTCTATTTTTGGTTGGGAATAGGACATTGTTCTTTTTCATACTGTAAAAAGAATAAAAAGGGTAGGTGACAGCATTGAAAAAACAAAATCAAGTGGTTTTCTACACGATTCACTCGTCAGCGCTCAAACGATTTTTTGTAATTGATTGTCTAACGGGAACGAGTGTTTATTATGCGGTAACCTATGTGTCAACTAGTGCGATTGCTGGGGTTATTGGAAGTGTTGCAGCAGTCGTTGCTATAAAAAGAATCCGGCTTTTCTTTCCAACATCATAGAACATTAATGCTTTACTTTGACAGACAACTTGATTAAGTACTTTTCATAGCCTTGAACAGATAAGTCATCTAACAAAATATCTTCATAAAAATACCCTTCTAAAATAACGTTGTTGCTTTGTGCATATTCAATTATCTTCTTAAAACTGTCACTAATAGTAGTGTAGCCAGCTGTATGATAGGCAACTAAATAAGTCCCTTTTTCCGCTGTAAAGTTAGAATAGCCAGTTTCGGTGACTCGTGTGAACAGATAATCATAATAATCTAACTTTCCATCGAATATGTTTTTCGTGTCAATCATCCAACCTGCTAAATGAAATGTGTTGATTTTATAATACATTAAACAGTCTATATGTTGAAAAATGGAATCATATATATTTTTTTCATCTGTTATCGCTTTTGCTTCTGTAACAATAAATCTTTCTTTTTGTCGTTCTTCAAATGTTATTACAGAGGTGTTTATTTTCATTGCTTCTTTTGTTAATTTTGATTTTTGTTTAATCATATTTTGAACTTTTTTTAAATGTTGGATTTTCTTATCAAGATTATCTGCTTGTTTGTCTAGTAATGAAATAAACTCTTTAGGTGATTTATGATTTAAATATTCTTTAATTTCTTTTAAAGACATTCCTAATTCTTTTAACGTAGTAATAACATAAAAAACTTCGGATTGATAAATCGAATAATATCTATAGCCGTTTTCTGCTATAAATTCTGGTGAGAAGATTTGAAGTTTATCGTAATGAAATAACGTATCTTTGCTCACACGCATTAACTTTGCGAATTGTCCGGTTGTTAGATGGATTTGTGGGTTGATGTCCATTGGAATTATATCTCCTTGAATTGATGACTTAAGATTCGACTCTTCTATAATATGATTCTTTTCATGTTTTAATATAAATGTTTGTTTAAGTCAAGGCTGCGCACCTGCGCGTTTCACCCCAAGAAGAGCACTTGGGGTTCACTATCAAAAGCGGGCATGGCTCTGCACTCCGCTTGAAAGAAAAGACGTTCCGCGTTTTTCTCCTTGTGTATAACAATGCTCTAATAAATGAGTACTATGAGACAGCAAGAAAAGACCCAAATGAATCATTCAACACTTGGGCGGGGTTATCGCGTTAGCATTTTTGTTGTTTATGGTAAGTAAGCGGCCAAGAAAACCGTTATCTGTGAACATTGCTAGCGTTTTGGAACGTTGGGGGACACAGGAGCCGTTATTCATAATATATCGCTAGGAATAGCGTTGCTTTTGCGTGAATAAGCGCTCCTGTGGCCGCTAAAAAACGGAAACCCGTATCATGTTCACAAATAACGGCTACTCTGACCGCAAAAATGGGACATGGGATGTGTTTGTTGTTTCATCGTACACTTCGCTTGAAACGAAAAGACGCTCCCGCGTTTTTCTTATTTCTAATCTCTAAGATGGATGTAGCTTTATACAGTAGTTAACTGTATAATAATGTCTATCAAAGCCTCATCATTTTTCTGTTTTTTTCGACTTTTTATGATGTGTGAAAAAAGGAAAAAATGAGGTTAATGCAGTAATGGAGGCACTCTTATATGTATAAAAAAATATTGCAAATTGGTTCCATCGTTCTCATGCTGTTTTTAATTATTTACTTGGGAACGTTAATTGACTGGGTATTTAAACCCGTTATCGTATTTTTTCAAACTTTGTTTTTACCCATCCTCTTAGCGGGTATTTTGTTTTATTTATTTCGACCTATTGTCCGGTTATTAAATAAAAAAATGTCAAGAACGCTTGCCATTCTCTTAGTGTATGTCGGCATTCTTGGCCTTGGCAGTGGGCTCATTTCTTTTATTGGCCCAGAACTACAAAGGCAGTTTTCTAACCTAATTGTGAGTATGCCAGTTATTATTAGAGACCTCCAGTTGTTAATTGCAAGTATTCAAGAAAATGAGTTTATTCAACGCTTTGGTTTAGGTGATTTCTTTAATTGGGAAGACCGGATTGAAGAAATTGGAGTAGTTGTGGCTGGACTGGTCGGCGAAATCATTTCAAATACAATGGGCTTTATCGGAACGGTATTTAGTACGTTACTAATTTTAATTATTGTTCCGTTTATTCTATTTTACTTATTAAAAGAAGGCGAAAAGCTCCCAAATTATTTATTAAATTTTATTAATGAAGATAAACAGGATAAAGTGAAGCCGATTTTAACGAATATGGATGAAACATTAAGTAATTATATTCAAGGTGTATTGATTGTTTGTTCTTTTATCGGTGTTCTGTATTATATTGGATTCTCAAGTATTGGCTTGGAATTTGCATTAATCTTAGCAATGGTTGGTATGGTTACAAATATTATTCCTTATGTTGGTCCGTGGATCGGTGCTGTTCCATCTGTTATTGTTGGCTTACTTCATTCGCCAATGCAAGCCCTCTTAGTCCTGATTATTGTTGTTGTCATTCAGCAAATCGAAAGTATTTTTGTACAACCACAAATCATTGGGAGAAAAATGTCCATTCATCCTGTTACTGTTATGGCCTTAGTGCTTGTGGCGGGACGCTTTATTGGAATTGTTGGAATGGTGCTCGTCATTCCAACTTATGCGATTGGGAAGGTAATTGTGACTCATTTGTATCGCTTATGGAAAGTGAGAAAAGAGGAAAAAATCGTTTAATCATAACAAACAGTGTTAAAAAACAAGGGAAGGATGTCAATTCGACGTCCTTCCTTTTTTTATTTTTAGCTATTACGGACATCTGTTCCGCTATATCAAGAGTAAATAACATTTATTACATACTAACGGACATACGTTCCGTTAAAGTAACAAGAACGGGAAATTTTGCTGCTGTTTCTAGTTAAATAGCGGAACATACGTCCGATAAAGGTAAGAAAACCTTTATAATTGATGAAATAGCGGAACAAATGTCCATTAACGTGACACATGGGAAAATATGAACTACATGAGAGCCCACACCATCTAAAAAAACAAAACATACTATGTCATTGTAATGATTAAAAAACAAAGGAGATGTTAGAATGGGTGCAGTAGCAGGTTACGGCGGAGGATTCGCTTTATTAGTCGTTTTATTTATCCTTCTAGTTATCATTGGAGCTAGCTGGGCAAGTCCAGGATACGGTTACGGCTATTAATAAGAATTGATAAAGGAGGGGCCAAACGAGGCTCCTTTTTTCGTTTACACAAAGTTGCCATATCCCCGATTATTTATTTTTGTGCTAAGATAGAATATAATTTCTATTCTATTCTTTATAAAAATAATAAACTTATCATTTGAAAGCGTTACCAAAAAAAGGACAGGGAAAAAGGGGGAAAAGCCATGAAAGGTTCAGAGCTGTGCAGAGTGATGATTGTAGATGATGAAACATTAATAAGACAAGGGATTAAGCATTACTTTAATTGGGAAGAAGAAGGGTTCCTTATTGTTGGAGAAGCTTCAAATGGACAAGAGGCACTTGAACTGTTAGAAGAGGTACAACCGCACATCCTCATTACAGATATTGTCATGCCGATCATGGACGGGGAAGAACTCACGAAAATTGTAAAGGCGAATTATCCTCATATAGAAGTCATTGTCCTTAGTAGTTTTGGTGAATTTGAATATGTTCGTTCGAGCTTTCAAAGTGGGGTTGTCGATTATATTTTAAAGCCGAAATTAGATTCAGAAAATTTATTAGCCGTGTTAAAAACAGCTGTGCAACGAATTCCAGATTTTCAAATTACAAATAAAACGAAAGATACATCCATTTCGATTGAACAAATAATCGACAAGCTTATCACTGGTTTTGATGTTAGTGAAAATATAGAAGAAGTTCAAAAAGTATTTCCAAATGAAATTTTTTATTTATTAGGAGTAGATTTGAGCCAAAATCCAGCTGCACTAGAAGAAGTGAAAGAGTTAGTGCAGTGGCTGTTCTCTGAAAATACGGATGATGCGATTAGTTATTTTATG
It contains:
- a CDS encoding sensor domain-containing diguanylate cyclase; this encodes MKLILYTILYLVPAIIFIFLAGMVYSNNSNSRKHITCSLLFLFSALWFIGTFTYILVYPRFFEYILIYWINGAVMLAALLSLHLWLLNTNMYDKKNGHRFKLLFLPGILSLLTLPIHSWMINWNGTLTFTPGPGLLIMWGLDFSYLVINIVLTIKEMKKGNKSAKLWFVGILSFFVWSLVFLIGSILLQNTSFNFLSYIVPHGSLFWAFAIFLSMSKYDYLSSYETRYNILFERSPLGIIIMDKEAVILEASPLVSKYFGVEKEELLHSPILSFLGGVDKEKFMREHENGFDKQIKLVDFEINFTNPVGEKLTVLIDSDFIMVEGKPLQFVIVKDITEAKVKEQKVQYLAYHDLLTGLPNRAAFENHIFKLLNDNLKFNLVLIDLNKLKLINDSYGHQAGDKAIQHIATILKEITTGHNHAARLGGDEFVLLLCPNETDQLIRKIREKLTIPLSLSKEQQINLSASMGVAEFPHDGTTMDQLYSVADKRMYNDKQKSNKEK
- a CDS encoding BCCT family transporter; this translates as MKNLAEKFNIVFWTSALIIFVFIVFGVSFPETLSTYAEAAFDWSTTYFGGFYLVVTVFFIGFCLFLALSRFGKIKLGKDDDKPEYSYYNWIGMLFSAGFGVALVFWGVSEPVMHYSSPPPGYEGKTDEAVNIAIQYSMFHWGIHQWAIFGVIGLVVAYFQFRKGKQGLISASIEPLLSNSKYEIKGWRQTIDILAVVATATGVATTLGLGVMQVNGGLHYTFGIPDSTTTQMMIIICLMIAYLVSTITGLNKGIRLLSVVNLSVAFLLMAFTLVVGPTLHMVNTFIYGIGGYLQNFIDMSLNVNPNEDGEWLSEWTIFYWAWAMAWSPFVGTFIARVSKGRTIREFVVGVLFVPPFVAIAWMAVFGGGALYFEKEKEVAVVEAVENDVTNGLFVTLEQFPLGIVLAVIAIALIFFFLITSAASATFVLGMMTSKNALQPGIGIQMVWGVLMTGIAAILLIASGLTGLQTASLITALPFSFIIVLMCFGLLKELRKERG
- a CDS encoding DUF817 domain-containing protein; the protein is MRAFEQLVRFGWEQALSCLFPVVIFTSLAVTQFITLPLLPRYDWLLIICLFMQWAMVKSGLETKDELLVITLFHIIGLALEIFKVHMGSWSYPEDGYFKILDVPLYSGFMYASVASYLCQAWRRLKIDLVNWPLFGVVVPLAVAIYLNFFTHHYWIDIRWWLFGLVIIVFWKSWVIYEVGGTRYRMPIVLSFTLIGFFIWIAENVATFFGAWEYPNQTEAWSLVHLGKVSSWLLLVIVSFLIVATLKQVKEKKQGKTELTQPL
- a CDS encoding glycoside hydrolase family 43 protein, with the translated sequence MKTKKTPYEAYLFVHFIHKETSSPDAEQVYFSISLDGIHWETLHDQQPILTSIIGEKGVRDPFIIPSRKEEKFYLIGTDLSMYYRKDWEEVQKSGSQHVVVWESDDLVHWSEQRLVKVGPETAGCVWAPEAIYDKENEDFFVFWASRENYGADKQKIYYAKTTNFISFTKPRVYIERENHVIDTTIIEEDGTFYRFSKDETVKSITVEVSDSLRGPFTELDSNLKEVIGVEGPACFKVKGEERWCLLLDHYENEKKYIPYFTTDLASAQFTKSKTDLHIPVKSKHGGVMEITLEEYDRLVKAFG
- a CDS encoding MATE family efflux transporter; amino-acid sequence: MEMSKGLGKEYSLQSLLAYAAPTIGLMVFMSIYTMIDGIFVARYVSATALSAINIFFPLYGLVMAIALMLGTGGSAIIARKMGEDNDEEARRNFTFIVSCGTAIGFVILVIGLLFITPILEILGAGATEELFNETYIYGKIMLMTSPLIILQMLFQLFFVTAGKPNLGLTVTFLGGVANIVLDYVFIVEMQMGIAGAAIATAIGIAIPALFGLVYFSLCKESSLYFVRPRFEGKVLLSSCINGSSEMVSNLASSVVTVAFNLLLLKYIGVDGVAAVTIMLYVMFILAAVFMGYSAGIAPIISYKFGRKDEVQLQKIFTSSLLIVSIGSIIVYVLALLFGPYFIQFMAAKGSDVYNIAVDGFIIFGVSFLFMGMNIFISMLFTALSNGKVSATISLLRTFVFVIVGLFVLPLIMGVNGIWLAVPVAEFLSILVCACFLFRQRKFYHYF
- a CDS encoding MerR family transcriptional regulator, whose protein sequence is MDINPQIHLTTGQFAKLMRVSKDTLFHYDKLQIFSPEFIAENGYRYYSIYQSEVFYVITTLKELGMSLKEIKEYLNHKSPKEFISLLDKQADNLDKKIQHLKKVQNMIKQKSKLTKEAMKINTSVITFEERQKERFIVTEAKAITDEKNIYDSIFQHIDCLMYYKINTFHLAGWMIDTKNIFDGKLDYYDYLFTRVTETGYSNFTAEKGTYLVAYHTAGYTTISDSFKKIIEYAQSNNVILEGYFYEDILLDDLSVQGYEKYLIKLSVKVKH
- a CDS encoding AI-2E family transporter, giving the protein MYKKILQIGSIVLMLFLIIYLGTLIDWVFKPVIVFFQTLFLPILLAGILFYLFRPIVRLLNKKMSRTLAILLVYVGILGLGSGLISFIGPELQRQFSNLIVSMPVIIRDLQLLIASIQENEFIQRFGLGDFFNWEDRIEEIGVVVAGLVGEIISNTMGFIGTVFSTLLILIIVPFILFYLLKEGEKLPNYLLNFINEDKQDKVKPILTNMDETLSNYIQGVLIVCSFIGVLYYIGFSSIGLEFALILAMVGMVTNIIPYVGPWIGAVPSVIVGLLHSPMQALLVLIIVVVIQQIESIFVQPQIIGRKMSIHPVTVMALVLVAGRFIGIVGMVLVIPTYAIGKVIVTHLYRLWKVRKEEKIV
- a CDS encoding YjcZ family sporulation protein; this translates as MGAVAGYGGGFALLVVLFILLVIIGASWASPGYGYGY